In the Arthrobacter sp. 31Y genome, one interval contains:
- a CDS encoding ABC transporter substrate-binding protein, translated as MTRKSLRSIRKSIAFVTAVGLMGLTAACSSPSSNQPEDGPVEIRFSWWGNATRAELTNKAIKEFEAANPNIKVKPEYGDIGGYFDKLATQVAANDAPDVITMGGAYPAEYANRGALLDLSKVEGPLDLSKMDQGALENGQVQGKQYGVSTGANALAIVVNPAVFQAAGVALPDDSKWSWDDFAKTAGDVTAKSPKGTYGTATVLTHDSLDAFARQRGESLYTQDGQLGLSKETVQDYFDFSVKLSESGAAPSASETVEKLNVSTEQTLMGMGQAGMMLTWTNSLTALSKASGAELKLLKLPGETPTPGIWLQSSQFYTISARSKHTDAAAKLVSFLVNNEAAAKIIQSDRGVPSNSGMRTAIQDLLTPQGKVEAAYIDQIGKMDFAPTFIGPTGSTAVSEITARINTEVLFKRLSPEKAAEQWLSESKAAIGK; from the coding sequence ATGACGCGTAAATCTCTCCGTAGTATCCGAAAATCCATCGCATTCGTCACCGCTGTTGGCCTGATGGGCCTCACGGCAGCGTGTTCAAGTCCCTCCTCCAACCAGCCTGAAGATGGTCCCGTGGAAATCCGGTTCTCGTGGTGGGGCAACGCCACCCGGGCCGAATTGACCAACAAAGCCATCAAGGAGTTCGAGGCAGCCAACCCCAACATCAAGGTCAAGCCGGAGTATGGCGACATCGGCGGCTACTTCGACAAACTCGCCACCCAGGTTGCTGCGAACGACGCCCCTGATGTCATCACCATGGGTGGCGCCTATCCGGCGGAGTACGCCAACCGAGGCGCGCTCTTGGATCTGTCCAAGGTTGAAGGGCCGCTGGACCTCTCCAAGATGGATCAGGGCGCCTTGGAGAACGGTCAGGTGCAAGGCAAGCAGTACGGTGTCTCCACGGGCGCCAATGCCCTGGCCATCGTGGTCAACCCCGCCGTCTTTCAAGCTGCAGGCGTTGCCCTTCCGGATGACAGCAAGTGGTCCTGGGATGACTTCGCAAAAACAGCCGGGGACGTCACTGCCAAGAGTCCCAAGGGAACTTACGGCACGGCTACCGTCCTCACCCATGACTCACTGGATGCCTTCGCCCGCCAACGCGGCGAATCCCTGTACACACAGGATGGCCAGCTGGGACTGAGCAAGGAAACCGTACAGGACTATTTCGATTTTTCCGTCAAGCTCAGCGAATCCGGGGCGGCCCCTAGCGCTTCCGAAACTGTGGAGAAGCTCAACGTCAGCACGGAGCAGACACTCATGGGGATGGGGCAGGCCGGCATGATGCTCACCTGGACCAACTCCCTGACCGCCCTCAGCAAAGCCTCCGGAGCTGAACTCAAGCTGCTGAAACTGCCCGGCGAGACCCCCACGCCCGGCATCTGGCTTCAGTCATCGCAGTTCTACACCATCTCCGCCCGCAGCAAGCACACGGACGCAGCAGCAAAGCTGGTCAGCTTCCTGGTCAACAATGAGGCAGCGGCCAAGATCATCCAGAGCGACCGCGGCGTGCCCAGCAACTCCGGTATGCGCACGGCCATCCAGGATCTTCTGACGCCCCAGGGCAAAGTGGAAGCAGCCTACATAGATCAGATCGGCAAGATGGACTTCGCGCCAACATTCATCGGTCCCACCGGTTCAACGGCAGTTTCCGAGATCACGGCACGCATCAACACCGAGGTCCTGTTCAAGAGGCTGAGCCCGGAAAAGGCGGCCGAGCAGTGGCTGAGCGAAAGCAAGGCGGCAATCGGCAAGTAG
- a CDS encoding amidohydrolase produces the protein MRNYTTETEPAPVVSPWVDELLPGLIEFRRDLHAHPELSFKEFRTTDKLVERLEAAGLKPRRLEETGLTVDVGEGPIATALRGDIDALPIIEETGLPFASKNHGVTHACGHDVHTTAMLGIALTLQRMHKNNPLGGTVRIIFQPAEETMPGGALSCIEQGVLEGVPRILALHCDPRINVGQIGTRIGAITSASDTIKIELSGRGGHTSRPHLTEDLVFALAQIAVNVPAVLSRRVDVRSGVSVVWGQISAGSAPNAIPGSGYMAGTMRCLDRDAWHSAGELLDDVVRQVAAPYGVDVHLEHTRGVPPVVNSEHETALIEASARAELGENAVVLTPQSMGGEDFAWFLADLPGAMMRLGTHTPGGEEYDLHRGDFIVDERALGYAIRVLTAAALRTIRDLEQ, from the coding sequence GTGCGCAATTACACCACTGAAACCGAGCCCGCTCCCGTTGTGAGTCCTTGGGTTGATGAACTCCTTCCCGGACTCATTGAATTCCGGCGTGACCTCCACGCGCACCCGGAGTTGTCCTTCAAGGAGTTCCGCACCACGGACAAACTCGTGGAGCGCCTTGAAGCGGCCGGGTTGAAGCCCCGGCGGTTGGAGGAGACCGGGCTGACGGTTGACGTGGGCGAGGGCCCCATTGCCACGGCTCTCCGCGGGGACATTGACGCACTGCCGATCATTGAGGAAACCGGTCTGCCGTTCGCGTCGAAGAATCATGGCGTTACCCATGCTTGCGGGCACGACGTCCACACCACCGCCATGCTCGGCATTGCCTTGACGCTGCAGCGGATGCACAAGAACAATCCGCTGGGTGGCACGGTCCGGATCATTTTCCAGCCCGCCGAGGAGACCATGCCGGGCGGCGCGCTGTCCTGTATTGAGCAGGGGGTGCTTGAAGGTGTGCCGCGCATCCTGGCACTGCACTGTGACCCCCGGATCAACGTGGGCCAGATCGGCACGCGCATCGGTGCCATCACCTCGGCGTCGGACACCATCAAAATTGAGCTCTCCGGCCGCGGTGGGCACACGTCACGGCCGCACCTGACCGAGGACCTTGTGTTCGCGCTGGCGCAAATAGCGGTCAACGTCCCGGCCGTCCTTTCCCGGCGGGTGGACGTCCGCAGCGGCGTATCGGTGGTGTGGGGCCAGATTTCCGCTGGCTCTGCACCTAACGCCATCCCGGGCTCCGGCTACATGGCGGGCACCATGCGTTGCCTCGATCGCGATGCCTGGCATAGCGCGGGGGAGTTGCTGGACGACGTCGTACGGCAGGTGGCCGCGCCGTACGGCGTGGATGTGCACTTGGAACACACCCGCGGCGTGCCGCCCGTGGTGAACTCCGAGCATGAGACGGCCCTCATCGAAGCCTCGGCCCGCGCTGAGCTGGGTGAGAATGCAGTGGTCCTGACTCCGCAGTCCATGGGTGGCGAGGACTTCGCCTGGTTCCTGGCTGACCTTCCTGGAGCCATGATGCGACTGGGCACGCACACCCCCGGCGGCGAAGAGTACGATCTCCACCGCGGCGACTTCATTGTTGACGAACGCGCCCTCGGATACGCCATTCGTGTCCTGACCGCAGCTGCCCTCCGCACTATCCGCGATCTCGAGCAGTAG
- a CDS encoding NADP-dependent oxidoreductase, with protein MSAVATETREIQLASRPVGRPAPENFRLAAAQLPELADGQLLVKNQFMSVDPYMRGRMNDVKSYSAPFRLDAALDGGAVGEVIASRSEAHKVGDVVVHQLGWREHAVVDAAATTPVPSGLAPTSAFLGALGMTGLTAYAGLLKVAEFKEGDVVFVSGAAGAVGSMVGQIAKAMGASKVIGSAGSPEKVARLLELGFDAAFNYNDAPVLEQLQGAAGERGIDVYFDNVGGEHLEAALATLTVGGRVAMCGAIAQYNSTEPAVAPRNLAVAIGKQLTLRGFLVGGQRQHAAEFAQKMAGWLADGSVSYDETIVDGLENAPQAFIDLLDGANTGKMLVRL; from the coding sequence ATGAGCGCCGTGGCCACCGAAACCCGCGAAATCCAGCTTGCCTCCCGCCCGGTTGGCCGCCCGGCTCCGGAGAACTTCCGGCTGGCAGCAGCGCAGCTCCCCGAGCTCGCTGATGGACAGCTTCTGGTCAAGAACCAGTTCATGTCCGTGGACCCCTACATGCGCGGCCGCATGAATGACGTCAAGTCCTACTCGGCCCCCTTCCGCCTGGATGCAGCGCTCGACGGCGGTGCGGTAGGTGAGGTGATCGCGTCCCGTTCGGAGGCGCACAAGGTGGGTGACGTCGTCGTGCATCAACTCGGCTGGCGCGAACACGCAGTGGTGGACGCCGCGGCAACTACACCGGTGCCGTCGGGGCTGGCCCCGACCTCCGCGTTCCTGGGCGCACTGGGTATGACCGGCCTGACCGCCTATGCCGGTTTGCTGAAGGTTGCCGAATTCAAGGAAGGCGACGTTGTCTTCGTCTCCGGTGCGGCAGGTGCGGTGGGCTCGATGGTAGGCCAGATTGCCAAAGCCATGGGTGCGTCCAAGGTGATCGGCAGTGCAGGATCGCCGGAGAAGGTTGCCCGGCTGCTGGAGCTTGGCTTTGACGCCGCCTTCAACTACAACGACGCCCCGGTGCTGGAGCAGCTGCAGGGAGCAGCGGGGGAGCGCGGCATCGACGTGTACTTCGATAACGTCGGCGGCGAGCACCTCGAAGCTGCCCTGGCCACGCTTACCGTTGGCGGGCGCGTAGCCATGTGTGGCGCCATCGCGCAGTACAACTCCACGGAGCCCGCGGTTGCGCCGCGGAACCTGGCAGTGGCAATCGGCAAGCAGCTGACCCTGCGCGGATTCCTGGTGGGCGGGCAGCGACAGCACGCCGCTGAATTCGCACAGAAGATGGCCGGCTGGCTGGCCGATGGCTCCGTCAGCTACGACGAAACAATCGTCGATGGCCTGGAAAATGCTCCGCAAGCCTTCATCGATCTCCTGGATGGCGCGAACACGGGAAAGATGCTGGTTCGCCTCTAA
- a CDS encoding MarR family winged helix-turn-helix transcriptional regulator, protein MSDAPRLRHQVCFALYSASKAATAVYRPVLEDLGLTYPQYLVMLVLWEQEPRSVRELGAELGLDSGTLSPLLKRLEAMGLVERHRSAEDERRVDVVLTDAGTALSDRAQAVPQRLADAAGLSPEEIGQLHATLGKLTAALNSSL, encoded by the coding sequence ATGAGTGATGCACCCCGCCTCCGCCATCAGGTCTGCTTTGCGCTGTACTCAGCGTCCAAGGCAGCGACGGCGGTCTACCGCCCCGTGCTGGAGGACCTCGGCCTGACGTACCCGCAGTACCTGGTGATGCTGGTGCTCTGGGAGCAGGAACCGCGCAGTGTCCGTGAACTCGGTGCCGAACTGGGCTTGGACTCCGGAACGTTGTCGCCCCTGCTCAAGCGCCTGGAGGCTATGGGATTGGTGGAACGCCACCGCTCGGCCGAGGATGAGCGCCGGGTGGACGTTGTCCTGACCGACGCCGGCACCGCCTTGAGTGACCGCGCCCAGGCCGTACCCCAACGTCTCGCTGACGCTGCAGGCCTATCGCCCGAGGAAATCGGGCAGCTGCACGCCACGCTCGGCAAACTCACGGCAGCGCTGAACAGCTCACTCTGA
- a CDS encoding succinate dehydrogenase iron-sulfur subunit — protein sequence MTTEMAEPASKIELPASVAGDGEIPTFHITLRVRRYDPEISDEARWDDYKLTMYGTDRVLDALHKVKWEIDGTVSFRRSCAHGVCGSDAMRINGRNRLACKTLLKDLDTTKPITVEPIKGLPVEKDLIVDMEPFFQSFREVMPFLINKGHEPTKERLQSVEDRERFDDTTKCILCAACTSSCPVFWTDGQYFGPAAIVNAHRFIFDSRDDAGDMRLEILNDKEGVWRCRTTFNCSEACPRGIQVTQAIAEVKQAILARKI from the coding sequence ATGACGACCGAAATGGCAGAGCCCGCTTCCAAGATCGAGCTCCCGGCAAGCGTTGCCGGCGACGGTGAAATTCCCACATTCCACATCACGCTGCGCGTGCGCCGCTACGATCCCGAGATCTCGGACGAGGCACGCTGGGATGATTACAAGCTGACCATGTACGGCACGGACCGCGTGTTGGATGCCCTCCACAAGGTCAAGTGGGAGATTGACGGCACCGTTTCCTTCCGTCGCTCCTGCGCCCACGGCGTGTGTGGCTCCGATGCCATGCGCATCAACGGCCGCAACCGCCTCGCCTGCAAGACGCTGCTGAAGGACCTGGACACCACCAAGCCCATCACCGTCGAGCCGATCAAGGGCCTCCCTGTGGAGAAGGACCTGATTGTGGACATGGAACCCTTCTTCCAGTCCTTCCGCGAAGTCATGCCGTTCCTGATCAACAAGGGCCACGAGCCCACCAAGGAACGCCTGCAGTCCGTTGAAGACCGTGAGCGCTTTGATGACACCACCAAGTGCATCCTTTGCGCTGCCTGCACCTCGTCCTGCCCGGTCTTCTGGACCGATGGCCAGTACTTCGGTCCGGCCGCGATCGTCAACGCCCACCGCTTCATCTTCGATTCCCGCGATGACGCCGGCGACATGCGCCTTGAGATCCTGAACGACAAAGAAGGCGTGTGGCGTTGCCGCACCACCTTCAACTGCTCGGAAGCATGCCCCCGTGGCATCCAGGTGACCCAGGCAATCGCCGAGGTCAAGCAGGCCATCCTGGCCCGCAAGATCTAG
- a CDS encoding succinate dehydrogenase hydrophobic membrane anchor subunit, translated as MTTIESPRSGKIAPKYNRTGSSRGNFEMIAWLFMRLSGIVLVVLIFGHLFVNLLVGEGIHAIDFGFVAGKWADPFWQFWDLAMLWLAMLHGTNGVRTIINDYAEKDSTRFWLKMVLYAATLVIIILGTLVIFTFNPCPVVDGVQLPGGFCPAP; from the coding sequence ATGACAACCATCGAATCCCCACGCAGCGGAAAGATCGCTCCGAAGTACAACCGCACCGGCTCCAGCCGTGGCAACTTCGAAATGATCGCCTGGCTCTTCATGCGTCTCTCCGGCATCGTCCTGGTGGTGCTGATCTTCGGCCACCTGTTCGTGAACCTGCTGGTAGGCGAGGGCATCCACGCAATCGACTTCGGCTTTGTTGCCGGCAAGTGGGCCGATCCGTTCTGGCAGTTCTGGGACCTCGCCATGCTGTGGCTTGCCATGCTGCACGGCACCAACGGCGTCCGCACCATCATCAACGACTACGCCGAGAAGGACTCCACGCGCTTCTGGCTCAAGATGGTCCTCTACGCGGCCACCCTGGTCATCATCATCCTTGGCACGCTGGTGATCTTCACCTTCAACCCGTGCCCCGTCGTCGACGGCGTTCAGTTGCCTGGCGGCTTCTGCCCGGCCCCGTAG
- the sdhA gene encoding succinate dehydrogenase flavoprotein subunit — protein MQVHKYDVVIVGAGGAGMRAAIESGQRARTAVLTKLYPTRSHTGAAQGGMCAALANVEEDNWEWHTFDTIKGGDYLVDQDAAEVMAKEAIDAVLDLEKMGLPFNRTPEGRIDQRRFGGHTRDHGKAPVRRACYAADRTGHMILQTLYQNCVKHNVEFYNEYYVLDLLIVEEDAVREDGTPYKQKRVAGVVSYDLASGELHVFQAKSVVFASGGAGKVFKTTSNAHTLTGDGMGIAFRRGIPLEDMEFFQFHPTGLAGLGILLTEGARGEGAILRNSEGERFMERYAPTIKDLAPRDIVARAMANEVREGRGCGPNKDYVLLDLTHLEPAHIEAKLPDITEFARTYLGVEPFTDPVPVFPTAHYAMGGIPTNITTEVLQDNDTIVPGLYAAGEVACVSVHGSNRLGTNSLLDINVFGKRAGIAAAEYSKTADYVELPEDPEAMTRGILDGLLTGNGTERVAQIRKELQDTMDANMQVFRTKESLEQVLRDIDSFEERYKHVTVQDKGKRFNLDLLEAVELGFLLDMAKVMTVGALHREESRGGHYREDFPDRNDEKFMKHSMAYLDNSVTVDSSAESVAGIRLETKPVIFTRYEPMERKY, from the coding sequence ATGCAGGTCCATAAGTACGACGTCGTCATTGTCGGTGCAGGTGGCGCCGGCATGCGCGCCGCGATCGAATCCGGTCAGCGAGCACGCACCGCGGTACTGACCAAGCTCTACCCCACCCGCTCGCACACCGGTGCAGCCCAGGGTGGAATGTGCGCAGCACTGGCCAACGTCGAAGAAGACAACTGGGAGTGGCACACCTTTGACACCATCAAGGGTGGCGACTACCTGGTTGACCAGGATGCCGCCGAGGTCATGGCGAAGGAAGCCATTGACGCCGTGCTGGACCTGGAAAAGATGGGTCTGCCGTTCAACCGCACACCCGAGGGCCGGATTGACCAGCGCCGCTTCGGTGGCCACACCCGCGACCACGGCAAGGCACCCGTCCGCCGTGCGTGCTACGCAGCTGACCGTACCGGTCACATGATCCTGCAGACGCTGTACCAAAACTGCGTCAAGCACAACGTTGAGTTCTACAACGAGTACTACGTCCTTGACCTGCTGATCGTCGAAGAAGACGCAGTACGCGAAGACGGTACCCCGTACAAGCAGAAGCGTGTTGCCGGCGTCGTCTCCTATGACCTCGCTTCCGGCGAACTTCACGTCTTCCAGGCCAAGTCCGTAGTGTTCGCCTCCGGCGGCGCCGGCAAGGTCTTCAAGACCACCTCCAACGCGCACACCCTCACGGGCGACGGCATGGGCATTGCCTTCCGCCGTGGCATTCCCCTGGAAGACATGGAGTTCTTCCAGTTCCACCCGACCGGCCTCGCCGGCCTGGGTATCCTCCTTACCGAGGGTGCACGTGGTGAAGGTGCCATCCTGCGTAACTCGGAGGGTGAGCGCTTCATGGAGCGCTACGCCCCCACCATCAAGGACCTTGCACCCCGTGACATCGTGGCCCGCGCCATGGCCAACGAAGTGCGTGAAGGCCGCGGTTGCGGTCCGAACAAGGACTACGTCCTCTTGGACCTGACCCACCTTGAGCCCGCGCACATCGAGGCCAAGCTTCCGGACATCACGGAGTTCGCCCGCACCTACCTTGGTGTGGAACCGTTCACCGACCCCGTTCCAGTGTTCCCCACGGCGCACTACGCCATGGGTGGCATCCCCACCAACATCACCACTGAAGTCCTCCAGGACAACGACACGATCGTCCCGGGCCTCTACGCAGCCGGTGAAGTTGCTTGCGTGTCCGTGCACGGCTCCAACCGCCTCGGCACCAACTCCCTCCTGGACATCAACGTCTTCGGTAAGCGCGCCGGCATCGCCGCTGCGGAGTACTCCAAGACGGCCGACTACGTGGAGCTCCCCGAGGACCCCGAGGCAATGACCCGCGGCATCCTGGACGGCCTGCTCACCGGCAACGGCACCGAGCGTGTTGCGCAGATCCGCAAGGAGCTGCAGGACACCATGGACGCCAACATGCAGGTGTTCCGCACCAAGGAATCCTTGGAGCAGGTCCTCCGCGACATCGACTCTTTCGAAGAGCGGTACAAGCACGTCACCGTTCAGGACAAGGGCAAGCGCTTCAACCTGGATCTCCTGGAAGCAGTGGAATTGGGCTTCCTGCTGGACATGGCCAAGGTCATGACCGTTGGTGCACTGCACCGTGAAGAATCCCGTGGTGGCCACTACCGCGAGGACTTCCCGGACCGCAATGACGAAAAGTTCATGAAGCACTCCATGGCTTACCTGGACAATTCCGTCACCGTCGACTCCTCGGCGGAATCCGTCGCGGGCATCCGTCTTGAGACGAAGCCCGTCATCTTCACCCGTTACGAGCCGATGGAGCGTAAGTACTAA
- a CDS encoding organic hydroperoxide resistance protein translates to MKTLYTAEALASGEGRDGNARTNDGKLDVALASPKELGGNGEGTNPEQLFAAGYAACFHSALRLVGRKERVDLTDSAVAARIHIGALADSEGFGLAAELEIALPALDRGTAEELMHKAHQVCPYSNATRGNMAVDLKLVEFAA, encoded by the coding sequence ATGAAGACTCTTTATACCGCTGAGGCATTGGCATCCGGCGAAGGCCGCGACGGCAACGCCCGCACCAACGACGGCAAACTGGATGTCGCACTTGCCAGCCCCAAGGAGCTTGGCGGCAACGGCGAAGGCACCAACCCTGAGCAGCTCTTCGCTGCCGGTTACGCTGCCTGCTTCCACTCCGCTCTCCGCCTTGTGGGCCGTAAGGAGCGCGTGGACCTGACCGACTCGGCCGTCGCAGCCAGGATCCACATCGGCGCACTCGCCGACAGCGAAGGCTTCGGTCTGGCTGCCGAACTCGAAATCGCACTGCCCGCCCTGGATCGCGGCACTGCTGAAGAACTGATGCACAAAGCACACCAGGTTTGCCCTTACTCCAATGCAACCCGCGGCAACATGGCCGTAGACCTCAAGCTCGTGGAGTTCGCAGCATGA
- the sdhC gene encoding succinate dehydrogenase, cytochrome b556 subunit: MPTKPAGTLYRGREGMWSWVGHRITGVVIFFFLLVHVLDTSLVRVSPEAYTAVIGAYKNPLMALGETGLVAAIIFHAFNGLRVIAIDFWKKGAKYQRQLLWVVLALWLVTFAGFAIRHLSLALGGH; the protein is encoded by the coding sequence GTGCCGACAAAACCAGCTGGCACCTTGTACCGCGGCCGTGAAGGCATGTGGTCCTGGGTTGGACACCGCATTACAGGTGTAGTGATCTTTTTCTTCTTGTTGGTCCATGTGCTGGACACCTCATTGGTGCGCGTGTCCCCTGAGGCCTACACGGCCGTCATTGGTGCCTACAAGAACCCCCTCATGGCCCTGGGTGAAACGGGCCTGGTCGCCGCGATCATCTTCCACGCCTTTAACGGCCTGCGTGTGATCGCCATCGACTTCTGGAAGAAGGGCGCTAAGTACCAGCGCCAGTTGCTGTGGGTCGTGCTTGCGCTGTGGCTTGTCACGTTCGCAGGCTTCGCCATCCGCCACCTTTCCCTCGCGCTGGGAGGCCACTAA
- a CDS encoding mannose-1-phosphate guanylyltransferase has translation MSTEDAKYPESPLNRFHAVIPAGGVGTRLWPLSRAAAPKFLHDLTGSGSTLLRATYDRLEPLAGERVLVVTGEAHRAAVCRQLPEIGDDELVLESEPKDSGAAIGLAAAILYRRDPETIMGSFAADQVISPDDLFLETVREAIFTAATGKIVTIGIKPTHPSTGFGYIRSGAALNVEGAPNALAVAEFVEKPSQEVANKYVEAGDYVWNAGMFVAPVALMLKHLEANQPELFAGLQEIAEAWDTPQRAEVTSRVWPTLPKIAIDYAVAEPAAEAGDVAVVPGTFRWDDVGDFAAIGRLNNAGDVDEVTVLGEGARVFAENASGVVVSDTKRVIALIGIKDVVIVDTPDALLVTTKEHAQLVKGTVDALKASGDTDVL, from the coding sequence GTGAGTACAGAAGACGCGAAATACCCGGAATCGCCATTGAACCGCTTCCATGCGGTTATTCCGGCGGGCGGTGTGGGGACCCGGCTATGGCCACTCTCGCGTGCCGCTGCGCCCAAGTTCCTCCACGACCTGACCGGTTCCGGCAGCACGTTGTTGAGGGCTACCTATGACCGCCTGGAACCCCTGGCCGGTGAACGGGTCCTTGTTGTTACCGGCGAGGCGCACCGCGCCGCCGTGTGCCGCCAACTCCCCGAAATAGGGGACGACGAATTGGTGCTGGAAAGCGAGCCCAAGGACTCCGGTGCAGCCATCGGTCTTGCCGCCGCCATCCTCTACCGCCGCGACCCGGAAACCATTATGGGTTCCTTCGCTGCGGACCAGGTCATCAGCCCGGACGATCTCTTCCTGGAGACCGTGCGCGAGGCCATCTTTACTGCGGCCACGGGCAAGATCGTGACCATCGGCATCAAGCCCACCCACCCCTCCACCGGCTTCGGTTACATCCGTTCGGGCGCTGCCCTCAACGTCGAAGGTGCTCCGAACGCGCTTGCCGTGGCTGAGTTCGTTGAGAAGCCCAGCCAGGAAGTTGCCAACAAGTACGTCGAGGCAGGGGACTACGTCTGGAACGCCGGCATGTTCGTGGCTCCTGTAGCCCTCATGCTCAAGCACCTTGAGGCGAACCAGCCGGAGCTCTTCGCAGGCCTTCAGGAAATTGCCGAGGCCTGGGACACGCCGCAGCGCGCGGAAGTGACCTCCCGTGTGTGGCCAACGCTGCCGAAGATCGCCATTGACTACGCCGTTGCGGAGCCCGCAGCGGAAGCCGGTGATGTCGCCGTCGTGCCTGGCACGTTCCGTTGGGATGACGTTGGCGACTTCGCCGCAATCGGCCGCCTGAACAACGCTGGTGACGTTGATGAAGTCACGGTGCTTGGCGAGGGCGCACGGGTGTTCGCCGAGAACGCCAGCGGCGTGGTGGTCTCCGATACCAAGCGCGTCATCGCCTTGATCGGCATCAAGGACGTGGTCATTGTGGACACTCCGGACGCGCTCCTGGTCACCACCAAGGAACACGCCCAACTGGTCAAGGGCACTGTTGACGCCCTGAAAGCCAGTGGCGATACGGACGTGCTGTAG
- a CDS encoding alpha/beta hydrolase, with translation MSRSEKISFTGSTGDSLAGIVDVPEGPVRGWGLYSHGLTLGKDSPAASRICKGLAEQGIGMLRFDNLGLGGSAGEWSAGSFSVKVSDTILAAEFMRAQGRGISLLVGHSFGGAAVLAAARDVPGLNAVVTVAAPYEPKHVEHMFDTEIEDILRDGSAVVDLGGRPMEVRRHFVEDVERADLRDCIRTLHKPLMVMHSPTDNTVGIDNASEIFRTARHPRSFISLEGSEHLLTGKGQAARVARIIGAWADPYIEVQDAG, from the coding sequence GTGTCACGCTCTGAGAAGATCAGCTTCACGGGAAGCACCGGCGATTCGCTGGCCGGCATCGTGGACGTGCCCGAGGGGCCGGTCCGGGGCTGGGGGCTGTACTCGCACGGCCTCACTCTGGGTAAGGACAGCCCAGCCGCGTCGCGCATCTGCAAAGGGCTCGCGGAACAGGGCATTGGCATGCTGCGCTTCGACAACCTGGGCCTTGGCGGCTCCGCCGGTGAATGGTCGGCCGGCTCCTTCAGCGTCAAGGTATCCGACACCATCCTGGCCGCGGAGTTCATGCGTGCGCAGGGCCGTGGAATTTCTTTGCTGGTTGGCCATTCCTTCGGCGGTGCAGCCGTGCTGGCCGCAGCGCGCGATGTCCCTGGCCTGAACGCCGTGGTGACCGTTGCCGCACCGTACGAACCCAAGCATGTTGAGCACATGTTCGACACCGAGATTGAGGACATCCTGCGCGATGGCAGCGCTGTGGTTGACCTTGGCGGACGGCCCATGGAGGTTCGTCGCCACTTCGTGGAGGACGTGGAACGCGCTGATCTGCGCGATTGCATCCGCACCCTTCACAAGCCGCTGATGGTGATGCACTCCCCCACTGACAACACCGTGGGGATCGATAACGCCAGTGAAATCTTCCGCACTGCCCGGCATCCCCGGAGTTTTATCTCCTTGGAAGGCAGCGAGCATCTCCTCACCGGGAAGGGCCAGGCAGCACGGGTTGCCCGGATCATCGGAGCCTGGGCAGACCCGTACATTGAGGTCCAGGACGCAGGCTAA